A single Marinitoga aeolica DNA region contains:
- a CDS encoding glycosyltransferase: protein MRIAFFNPQGNFDKNSSRLTEHPDFGGQLIYVREVAMELSKLGIEVDIFTRKIIDENWPEFKETFDYYEGYNNLRIIRIPFGGNKFLRKELLWPHLKEFAEGILKYYDSIGKMPDFVTTHYGDGGITGAIFEDITHIPFSFTAHSLGAQKMDKLGVNKFNFDGYDEEYNFSIRINAERVSMNRSAFNIVSTNLERFEQYGHQLYNGAIDINDDSKFKVIPPGVNVKTFSSENKELDNDFWNEIEKYLIRDIENREKQYIVVSSRVDEKKNHLGVVRAYARSKELQKMANLVIFVRGLKNGFKDMDKLSEKEQKIIGEIKRIVEDHQLYGKVSLFDVPGQEELASAYRYFVRKKSVFVLPAFYEPFGLAPIEAAAVGLAVVATKNGGPMESFDKGKYGVLIDPFDIKDIEKGILDGLKNFDKYSELGKKRVLENYTWEITAKRYLKSIEEYLKNPIRKENYLKIPGFFFNEKNEVDKSLILEYLKSTN, encoded by the coding sequence ATGAGAATAGCATTTTTTAATCCCCAGGGAAATTTTGATAAAAACAGTTCTAGATTAACAGAACATCCTGATTTTGGAGGTCAGTTAATATATGTAAGAGAGGTTGCTATGGAATTATCAAAATTGGGAATTGAAGTGGATATTTTTACAAGAAAAATAATTGATGAGAATTGGCCAGAGTTTAAAGAAACTTTTGATTATTATGAAGGATATAATAATTTGAGAATTATAAGAATACCTTTTGGCGGAAATAAATTTTTGAGAAAAGAGTTATTATGGCCACATTTAAAAGAATTTGCAGAAGGCATTTTAAAATATTATGATTCTATAGGTAAAATGCCAGATTTTGTAACAACACATTATGGAGATGGGGGGATTACTGGAGCGATATTTGAAGATATTACTCATATCCCATTTTCTTTCACAGCACATTCTTTAGGAGCGCAAAAAATGGATAAATTAGGAGTAAATAAATTTAATTTTGATGGATATGATGAAGAATATAATTTTTCTATAAGAATAAATGCAGAAAGAGTTTCCATGAATCGTTCGGCATTTAATATAGTAAGTACCAATCTTGAAAGATTCGAGCAGTATGGGCATCAACTGTATAATGGCGCTATAGATATAAATGATGACTCTAAGTTTAAAGTTATTCCACCTGGAGTAAATGTTAAAACATTTTCATCAGAAAATAAGGAATTAGATAATGATTTTTGGAATGAAATAGAAAAATATTTAATTAGAGATATAGAAAATAGAGAGAAGCAATATATAGTTGTTTCCAGTAGAGTGGATGAAAAAAAGAATCATCTTGGTGTGGTTAGAGCATATGCAAGGTCTAAAGAACTTCAAAAAATGGCGAATCTGGTTATTTTTGTTAGAGGTTTAAAGAATGGTTTTAAGGATATGGACAAATTATCTGAAAAAGAGCAAAAAATAATAGGAGAAATAAAAAGAATAGTTGAAGATCATCAATTATATGGTAAAGTATCATTATTTGATGTGCCTGGACAAGAGGAATTAGCCAGCGCTTATAGATATTTTGTTAGAAAAAAATCTGTTTTTGTTTTGCCTGCTTTTTATGAACCATTTGGATTAGCTCCTATTGAGGCAGCAGCAGTGGGGCTTGCTGTTGTTGCAACTAAAAATGGCGGTCCTATGGAATCATTTGATAAAGGTAAATATGGGGTATTGATAGATCCATTTGATATAAAAGATATAGAAAAAGGTATTTTAGATGGATTGAAAAATTTTGATAAATATTCTGAATTAGGTAAAAAGAGAGTTTTAGAAAATTATACATGGGAAATTACTGCTAAAAGATATCTTAAAAGTATAGAAGAATATTTAAAAAATCCTATTAGAAAAGAGAATTATTTGAAGATACCTGGATTCTTTTTTAATGAAAAAAATGAAGTAGATAAAAGCTTGATATTAGAATATTTGAAAAGTACAAATTAA
- a CDS encoding carbohydrate kinase family protein, with the protein MFLSIGEVLIDMITESDSLYNATVFQKFFGGSPANIAINVARQGIESHLLSTIGKDPFGKFIEDFLLKNNVKIDYLVEREDIYTDIVFVNKSKKTPEFKAYRNASLKLEIPDNLDLEKIRIIHISSWAVSETKQFEKIYELVKEAKKKNILIGFDPNYRKILWNNKYSIIDVLKVLGPYIDISKPSFDDAENIFGKDTIKNYIKYFEENGIKNIIFTLGKDGALIHNKKYEENIPTFATKVIDVTGAGDAVWSGIYTGLLNDLNIIESTKLGLAFAAEKLKYIGAITPIEHWEILKDKYEI; encoded by the coding sequence ATGTTTTTATCAATAGGAGAAGTATTAATAGACATGATAACAGAATCTGATTCATTATATAATGCAACCGTTTTCCAAAAATTTTTTGGCGGGTCACCAGCAAATATTGCTATAAATGTGGCTAGGCAAGGAATTGAAAGCCATTTGTTATCAACTATAGGAAAAGATCCTTTTGGCAAGTTTATAGAAGATTTCTTATTAAAGAATAATGTAAAAATAGACTATTTAGTGGAAAGAGAAGATATATATACTGATATTGTTTTTGTCAATAAATCAAAAAAAACACCTGAATTTAAGGCTTATAGAAATGCATCATTAAAATTAGAAATTCCTGATAATTTAGATCTGGAAAAAATTAGAATTATCCATATATCATCATGGGCAGTATCTGAAACGAAACAATTTGAAAAGATATATGAATTGGTAAAAGAAGCAAAGAAAAAAAATATTTTAATAGGATTTGATCCAAATTATAGAAAAATATTATGGAATAATAAATATAGCATAATTGATGTTTTAAAAGTGTTAGGGCCTTATATAGATATATCTAAACCATCATTTGATGATGCAGAAAATATTTTTGGAAAAGACACTATTAAAAATTATATAAAATATTTTGAAGAAAATGGAATAAAGAATATTATATTTACACTAGGGAAAGATGGTGCTTTGATACATAATAAAAAATATGAAGAAAATATTCCAACTTTTGCTACAAAAGTTATTGATGTAACAGGTGCTGGGGATGCTGTTTGGTCTGGAATATATACAGGATTGTTGAATGATCTTAATATTATTGAATCAACAAAATTAGGACTGGCTTTTGCAGCGGAAAAATTAAAATATATTGGTGCAATTACACCTATCGAACATTGGGAAATATTAAAAGATAAATATGAAATATAA
- a CDS encoding MJ1477/TM1410 family putative glycoside hydrolase, with product MSKELIIITSVFILLISFFFIPKKEIIEVPMIYQINGPNIDNIISNYKPKFAILDYSKDGTEEKKFTHDEINKLKNMDIIPLAYLSIGEAEDYRYYWKDSWNENPPSWLDGENPRWPGNYKVKYWYNEWKNVIFDYLDKIIDQGFMGVYLDLIDSYKFWAENGYDIESTASEMIKFVIEIAEYARKKNPVFLVIPQNAEDILKYDKNNQYLYSISGIGVESLFYKKTRKRSEKYVNNRLKYILKIKNVGKFVLVTDYVYDQKNPSEKIILDFINLCEKYGFYGYPANVNQKLNDISGALKYYKVKEVKK from the coding sequence ATGTCAAAAGAATTAATTATTATAACATCAGTATTTATATTACTTATATCTTTCTTTTTTATACCTAAAAAGGAAATTATTGAAGTTCCTATGATCTATCAAATAAATGGCCCTAATATTGATAATATAATTAGCAATTATAAACCCAAATTTGCAATTTTAGATTATTCTAAAGATGGAACAGAGGAAAAAAAATTTACGCATGATGAAATAAATAAATTAAAAAATATGGATATAATTCCTTTAGCATATTTAAGTATAGGCGAAGCTGAAGATTATAGATATTATTGGAAAGATTCATGGAATGAAAATCCACCATCATGGCTAGATGGTGAAAATCCCAGGTGGCCTGGAAATTATAAAGTGAAATATTGGTATAATGAATGGAAAAATGTAATTTTTGATTATTTAGATAAGATTATTGATCAAGGATTTATGGGAGTATATTTAGATTTGATTGATTCTTATAAATTCTGGGCAGAAAATGGATATGATATTGAATCAACAGCTTCTGAAATGATTAAGTTTGTAATTGAAATTGCTGAATATGCTAGAAAAAAGAATCCTGTATTTTTAGTAATTCCTCAAAATGCAGAAGATATTTTAAAATATGATAAGAATAATCAATATTTATATTCCATATCAGGTATAGGAGTAGAAAGTTTGTTTTATAAAAAAACTAGAAAACGTTCTGAAAAATATGTAAATAACAGACTTAAATACATATTAAAAATTAAAAATGTTGGAAAGTTTGTGCTTGTTACTGATTATGTGTATGATCAAAAAAATCCCAGCGAAAAGATAATTCTTGACTTTATAAATTTATGTGAGAAATATGGTTTTTATGGTTATCCCGCGAATGTAAACCAAAAATTAAATGATATATCTGGTGCATTAAAATATTATAAAGTAAAAGAGGTGAAAAAATGA